The proteins below are encoded in one region of Deltaproteobacteria bacterium:
- a CDS encoding M20/M25/M40 family metallo-hydrolase has translation MTTPAPVDDKAIEKALAHHASHQAEYLAELKKLVRIPSVSFEGFDRQEVRRSAEATCDLMRRKGLQNVQMLEMPGAHPYAYGEWTQAKGRPTLLLYAHHDVQPTGEKEKWNQPDPFEPVERDGRLFARGAADDKAGILVHIAAIDSWLQAHGSLPVNVKMIVEGEEEAGSGSLPAFLKKHRDLLQADAIVLTDTANFDTGLPSITTALRGIVTVQVEVKALKQPVHSGMWGGPVPDPTMALCKILARLVNEDGSINLPGIYEKVRPLTAEEKKSLAALPTSDDLFRRQAGMLPGTKLLGGRPPWEMNWRQPSLAVNAIQASSRKDARNIICDSAWARVGIRTVPDMDVKEVREKLIAAVKRDPPWGVTVEVTPEADGGWWYTKGDAPAFKAARKALRDGYGKEPVSIGCGGSIPFVEPFSRELGGAPALLIGVEDPYTNAHSENESLHLGDFSKATHAAIRFYAELVRAG, from the coding sequence ATGACCACGCCCGCTCCCGTCGACGACAAGGCGATCGAGAAGGCCCTCGCCCACCATGCCTCCCACCAGGCCGAATATCTCGCGGAGCTCAAGAAGCTCGTGCGGATTCCCAGCGTGAGCTTCGAAGGGTTCGACCGCCAGGAGGTGCGCCGGAGCGCCGAGGCCACGTGCGATCTGATGCGCCGCAAAGGCCTGCAGAACGTGCAGATGCTGGAGATGCCGGGCGCGCATCCATACGCGTACGGCGAATGGACGCAGGCGAAGGGCCGGCCGACGCTGCTGCTCTACGCGCATCACGACGTACAGCCCACCGGCGAGAAGGAGAAGTGGAACCAGCCGGATCCCTTCGAGCCCGTCGAGCGCGACGGGCGCCTTTTCGCGCGCGGCGCCGCCGACGACAAGGCAGGCATCCTCGTCCACATCGCCGCGATCGATTCCTGGCTGCAGGCGCACGGATCGCTGCCCGTCAACGTGAAGATGATCGTGGAGGGTGAGGAGGAAGCCGGTTCCGGCTCTTTGCCCGCGTTCCTGAAGAAGCACCGCGATCTGCTGCAGGCGGACGCGATCGTGCTGACCGATACCGCCAACTTCGATACGGGCCTGCCGTCGATCACGACGGCGCTGCGCGGCATCGTCACCGTGCAGGTCGAGGTGAAAGCGCTGAAGCAGCCGGTGCACAGCGGCATGTGGGGTGGGCCGGTACCCGATCCGACCATGGCGCTGTGCAAGATTCTCGCGCGCCTCGTGAACGAGGATGGCAGCATCAACCTTCCGGGGATCTATGAGAAGGTGCGCCCGCTCACCGCCGAGGAGAAGAAGTCGCTCGCGGCGCTGCCCACCAGCGACGATCTGTTCCGCAGGCAGGCCGGCATGCTCCCCGGAACGAAGCTCCTGGGCGGCAGACCGCCGTGGGAGATGAACTGGCGACAACCCTCGCTGGCCGTCAACGCCATCCAGGCCAGCTCGCGGAAGGACGCCCGCAACATCATCTGTGACAGCGCCTGGGCTCGGGTGGGTATCCGCACCGTCCCCGACATGGATGTGAAGGAAGTGCGCGAGAAGCTGATCGCGGCGGTGAAGCGGGATCCGCCCTGGGGCGTCACCGTGGAGGTGACGCCGGAGGCCGACGGCGGCTGGTGGTACACGAAAGGAGACGCGCCGGCATTCAAAGCGGCACGCAAGGCGCTGCGGGATGGCTACGGGAAAGAGCCGGTGAGCATCGGCTGCGGCGGTTCGATTCCGTTCGTCGAGCCCTTCTCCCGCGAGCTCGGCGGCGCCCCGGCGCTGCTCATCGGCGTCGAAGACCCCTACACCAACGCGCATTCCGAGAATGAAAGCCTGCACCTGGGAGATTTCAGCAAGGCTACGCACGCCGCGATTCGGTTCTACGCGGAGCTCGTGCGCGCGGGATAG
- a CDS encoding PAS domain-containing protein: MKACTWEISARLRTPRFGSTRSSCARDSRCRTKARLAGQVYSWCGLLGNPMPDLDHIRAILARIPNPLAVLERLFAFAPVGFQIYEASGRSILVNQAFIDLFGSEPPPEYNVLRDEIAAKQGVLELIRRAFQGETIHMPAIWYDPRELTQVKVEKGNRAAISATFFPLLDADEKVTHVVIVFRDMTAGMVHREQLEQERELLAAIVEQVSEGIIMTDADGTLRLVNRAAQQMGVRAGTPMETWARAGMRDAQGRKIPAEEMPLSRALRGETARAVVQHRAPDGSLRALTAAAVPLRRSDGSLRGAVVTFRDETERVHHDVEQEQAAHFRERFIGILGHDLRSPLSAIMAGAGMILRQREAPDRLLAAATRISSSGERMARMISDLLDFTQARLGGGIAIHRKQTDMGEVARGVVEEISAANPVRPIALRIEGDVTGSFDPDRAAQLLSNLVANAVTYASPDDQVGVRVVRTVTGVEIEVDNGGNPIAEEDRARVFDPFRRGSLSKDSRGLGLGLFIVQQIARAHGGDVQVETRDGRTVFRVHLQR, encoded by the coding sequence ATGAAAGCCTGCACCTGGGAGATTTCAGCAAGGCTACGCACGCCGCGATTCGGTTCTACGCGGAGCTCGTGCGCGCGGGATAGCCGCTGCCGCACGAAGGCGCGGCTTGCTGGACAGGTCTACTCCTGGTGTGGGTTACTCGGGAATCCCATGCCGGATCTGGATCATATCCGCGCGATACTTGCGCGGATTCCGAACCCCCTCGCGGTCCTGGAAAGGCTCTTCGCCTTCGCCCCCGTCGGGTTCCAGATCTACGAGGCGAGCGGCAGGTCCATCCTGGTGAACCAGGCGTTCATCGACCTCTTCGGCAGCGAGCCGCCGCCCGAGTACAACGTCCTGCGCGACGAGATCGCCGCGAAGCAAGGCGTCCTCGAGCTCATCCGCCGCGCGTTCCAGGGTGAGACCATTCACATGCCGGCCATCTGGTACGATCCGCGCGAGCTCACGCAGGTGAAAGTGGAGAAAGGCAACCGCGCGGCGATCAGCGCCACCTTCTTCCCGCTGCTGGACGCCGACGAGAAAGTCACGCACGTGGTCATCGTCTTCCGGGACATGACCGCGGGGATGGTGCATCGGGAGCAGCTCGAACAGGAGCGCGAGCTGCTCGCCGCCATCGTCGAGCAGGTCAGCGAAGGGATCATCATGACCGACGCGGACGGAACCCTGCGCCTCGTCAACCGCGCCGCCCAGCAGATGGGCGTGCGTGCCGGGACCCCGATGGAAACCTGGGCCCGAGCGGGGATGCGCGATGCGCAGGGCCGGAAGATCCCTGCCGAGGAGATGCCGCTATCGCGGGCGCTGCGGGGCGAGACGGCGCGCGCGGTCGTGCAACATCGCGCGCCCGACGGGTCGTTGCGCGCGCTCACCGCGGCGGCGGTGCCGCTGCGCCGGTCGGACGGCTCGCTCCGCGGCGCCGTCGTCACCTTCCGCGATGAAACCGAGCGCGTCCACCACGACGTCGAGCAGGAGCAGGCGGCGCACTTTCGCGAGCGGTTCATCGGCATCCTCGGCCACGATCTCCGCTCCCCACTCAGCGCGATCATGGCGGGCGCCGGGATGATCCTTCGCCAGCGTGAAGCTCCGGACCGCCTGCTTGCGGCCGCTACCCGCATCAGCTCCAGCGGGGAGCGGATGGCGCGGATGATCTCGGACCTGCTCGACTTCACCCAGGCGCGCCTCGGCGGCGGCATCGCCATCCATCGCAAGCAGACCGACATGGGAGAGGTGGCTCGCGGCGTGGTCGAGGAGATCTCCGCCGCCAATCCCGTGCGGCCCATCGCTCTGCGGATCGAAGGCGACGTGACGGGCTCCTTCGATCCCGACCGCGCAGCGCAGCTTCTCTCCAACCTGGTGGCGAACGCGGTGACCTACGCCTCGCCGGACGATCAGGTCGGCGTTCGCGTCGTGCGCACCGTTACCGGCGTGGAGATCGAGGTCGACAACGGCGGCAATCCCATCGCCGAGGAAGATCGCGCGCGGGTGTTCGATCCGTTCCGGCGTGGTTCCTTGTCGAAGGATTCGCGCGGGCTGGGGCTCGGCCTCTTCATCGTCCAGCAGATCGCCCGCGCGCACGGGGGCGACGTCCAAGTGGAGACGCGCGACGGCAGGACCGTGTTCCGCGTGCACCTTCAGCGATAG
- a CDS encoding Stp1/IreP family PP2C-type Ser/Thr phosphatase, whose amino-acid sequence MALEFAGATDVGRKRDHNEDALLVLPDQNVAVVCDGMGGHEAGEVASGIGVETMKRFFEIAGDPDATWPFRYDRSKDEGTNLLVVAAQWANQRIREAGNPPNNAAGKRGMGTTFVGCLVRDKKAWFGWVGDSRGYIYRRGELHPTTSDHSLLNELIKTGRLSEEEVENFQHKNVITRALGMADQTEVDVSSWELEPGDVCLVCCDGLTGMVADERIAEILASEPELGKACQRLVDEANENGGVDNITVALVRYTPQ is encoded by the coding sequence ATGGCGCTCGAGTTCGCCGGCGCGACCGACGTCGGTCGCAAACGCGACCACAACGAGGACGCGCTATTGGTCCTGCCCGACCAGAACGTCGCCGTCGTCTGCGACGGAATGGGCGGGCACGAGGCGGGCGAAGTCGCCTCCGGCATCGGCGTGGAGACGATGAAGAGGTTCTTCGAGATCGCCGGCGACCCCGACGCGACCTGGCCCTTCCGATACGACCGCAGCAAGGACGAGGGCACCAATTTGTTGGTCGTCGCCGCGCAGTGGGCGAATCAGCGCATCCGCGAGGCCGGGAATCCGCCGAACAACGCGGCGGGCAAGCGGGGAATGGGAACGACGTTCGTCGGCTGCCTCGTCCGCGACAAGAAGGCCTGGTTCGGCTGGGTCGGCGACTCGCGCGGCTACATCTACCGGCGGGGCGAGCTGCATCCGACGACGAGCGACCATTCGCTCCTCAACGAGCTGATCAAGACGGGCCGACTCTCCGAAGAGGAGGTCGAGAACTTCCAGCACAAGAACGTGATTACCCGCGCGCTGGGGATGGCCGACCAGACCGAGGTGGACGTCTCGAGCTGGGAGCTGGAGCCAGGCGACGTCTGCCTCGTCTGCTGCGATGGCCTGACCGGCATGGTCGCCGACGAGAGAATCGCCGAGATCCTCGCCAGCGAGCCCGAGCTGGGCAAGGCGTGCCAGCGCCTCGTCGACGAAGCCAACGAGAACGGCGGCGTCGACAACATCACCGTCGCGCTCGTCCGGTACACGCCTCAGTAG